The Sorangiineae bacterium MSr11367 genome window below encodes:
- a CDS encoding FkbM family methyltransferase yields MTTSMQIRAGAPAQDRTARTPCSLALVSAPNESQVRAALQHVRPPGGGIVELHAAGQGGHRAALLFGEGAEPVVAIGPATATARPIAFMLPGLGDHYLDMGAELYRTQPTFRAEIDRCAELLKPELGLDLRDLIYPTKAQHESTPNVSSKGAVDLRRMLGRDDRAPSAHETRLNRTSIAQPALFVVEYAVAKLLEAWGLRPNAMIGYSLGEYVAACLGGVLSLEASLTLVARRAQLIETLPPGAMLAVNLPEEQVLPLLGRHLSLSAVTGPELTVVAGAPEEIGELERALAGRAVTVRRVQTSHAFHSAMMRPIADRVTALAKTYAPRAPAIPYVSNVTGRFITEAEVLDPAYWAAHLCSPVRFREGLHTLAERPERVFLEVGPGQSLSSIVLLDPGIGARPDRLIVASMRHAYDPQSDTVALFKAVSRLWVENAALDAAALPAQPLADHASDAETHGTTPSTPTAEAELETRTERDLAAIWSQLLPGHKIGPTTSFFELGGNSLTATRLINRIQRSFRVSFPLRRIYEAGTLRAMAAAIEATKSGRSVSAPSGQSGQSGRLATQSTAAPQEAIPTVALANGLVVRHQNLAETQHFYDDIFAHRSYVKHGIRIPDGACVFDVGANIGLFTLFAHREAKDVRVFSFEPAPRMFEILSKNIAEQGIRATALNVGVSNVEGEASFTFYPRSTGMSSFHADEAEEKHNLKTIISNQKKAGVAEVSEVAGFEEELLDVRFQSTVFTAKLRRLSDVIREQRVERIDLIKIDVQKCELEVIEGIDDEHWPMIRQVVLEAHDADGRVEVLRSRLAQHGFKVTVQQDELYAGTNIHNLYAVRDGL; encoded by the coding sequence ATGACCACCTCCATGCAGATTCGGGCGGGAGCCCCTGCTCAGGATCGAACGGCCAGAACGCCGTGCTCCCTTGCGCTGGTGTCGGCGCCCAACGAGTCGCAGGTGCGGGCGGCGCTCCAGCACGTACGCCCGCCTGGGGGCGGCATCGTCGAACTGCACGCCGCGGGTCAAGGCGGTCACCGGGCGGCCCTCCTTTTCGGTGAGGGCGCGGAGCCGGTCGTCGCCATCGGACCGGCAACTGCGACGGCGCGCCCAATCGCCTTCATGTTGCCTGGATTGGGCGATCACTACCTCGACATGGGGGCCGAGCTCTATCGGACGCAACCGACGTTCCGGGCCGAGATCGACCGCTGTGCGGAGCTCTTGAAGCCGGAACTCGGTCTCGACCTGCGCGATCTCATCTACCCGACCAAGGCCCAGCACGAGAGCACCCCGAACGTCTCGTCGAAGGGCGCGGTCGATCTGCGTAGGATGCTCGGACGCGATGACCGGGCACCGAGCGCGCATGAAACGCGACTGAATCGAACCAGCATCGCGCAGCCGGCGCTCTTCGTCGTGGAATATGCGGTCGCGAAGCTTCTGGAGGCTTGGGGTCTCCGCCCCAACGCCATGATTGGCTACAGCCTTGGCGAATACGTCGCCGCGTGCCTCGGGGGCGTCCTTTCGCTCGAGGCGTCCTTGACGCTCGTCGCGCGACGCGCGCAGTTGATTGAAACACTTCCCCCAGGGGCGATGCTCGCGGTCAACCTCCCCGAGGAGCAGGTGCTCCCGCTGCTGGGACGGCACCTCTCCTTGTCGGCGGTCACCGGCCCCGAGCTCACCGTCGTCGCGGGCGCGCCCGAGGAAATTGGCGAGCTCGAACGAGCGCTCGCCGGCCGGGCCGTGACCGTTCGGCGCGTTCAAACGTCGCACGCATTCCACTCCGCGATGATGCGCCCGATCGCCGACCGGGTAACGGCGCTCGCCAAGACGTATGCCCCCAGGGCGCCGGCCATCCCCTACGTTTCGAACGTCACCGGGCGGTTCATCACGGAGGCCGAGGTCCTCGACCCCGCCTATTGGGCCGCGCACCTATGCAGTCCGGTGCGCTTCCGCGAAGGTCTTCACACGCTCGCCGAGCGCCCGGAGCGCGTGTTCCTCGAGGTGGGTCCCGGGCAGTCGCTGAGCAGCATCGTCTTGCTCGATCCGGGGATCGGTGCGCGCCCCGATCGGCTCATCGTTGCTTCGATGCGGCACGCCTACGATCCGCAGTCGGACACGGTCGCGCTCTTCAAGGCGGTGAGTCGCCTCTGGGTGGAGAACGCGGCGTTGGATGCGGCGGCTCTCCCGGCGCAGCCGCTCGCGGATCATGCGTCGGACGCGGAAACGCACGGCACGACGCCCAGCACGCCGACCGCAGAGGCCGAGCTCGAGACGCGCACGGAGCGGGACCTGGCGGCGATTTGGAGCCAGCTCCTGCCTGGGCACAAGATTGGGCCGACCACCTCCTTCTTCGAGTTGGGTGGCAACTCCCTCACCGCCACGAGGCTGATCAACCGAATTCAACGGTCGTTTCGTGTCAGTTTCCCGCTCCGTCGCATCTACGAGGCGGGCACGCTGCGCGCGATGGCGGCCGCCATCGAGGCCACGAAGTCGGGTCGAAGCGTCAGCGCGCCGTCGGGTCAGTCTGGTCAGTCCGGTCGCCTCGCCACGCAGTCCACCGCGGCTCCGCAAGAGGCCATCCCCACCGTCGCTCTGGCCAACGGCCTCGTCGTCCGCCACCAGAACCTGGCCGAGACGCAGCACTTCTACGACGACATCTTCGCGCACCGATCGTACGTCAAGCACGGCATCCGCATCCCGGACGGGGCCTGTGTCTTCGACGTAGGTGCCAACATCGGCTTGTTCACGCTGTTCGCCCATCGGGAGGCGAAGGACGTTCGCGTGTTCTCCTTCGAGCCCGCGCCGCGCATGTTCGAGATTCTCAGCAAGAACATCGCCGAGCAAGGCATTCGCGCGACCGCGCTCAACGTGGGGGTGTCGAACGTCGAGGGCGAGGCCTCGTTTACCTTTTATCCGCGCAGCACGGGTATGTCGTCGTTCCACGCCGACGAGGCCGAGGAAAAACACAACCTCAAGACCATCATCTCCAATCAGAAGAAGGCAGGCGTCGCGGAGGTCAGCGAGGTCGCCGGGTTCGAGGAGGAGCTGCTGGACGTCCGCTTCCAGTCGACCGTCTTTACCGCCAAACTCCGTCGCCTCAGCGACGTCATCCGCGAGCAGCGCGTCGAACGGATCGATCTGATCAAGATCGATGTCCAGAAGTGCGAGCTCGAGGTCATCGAAGGCATCGACGACGAGCACTGGCCGATGATCCGGCAGGTCGTCCTCGAGGCCCACGATGCGGATGGCAGGGTCGAGGTGCTCCGGTCACGGCTCGCGCAGCACGGTTTCAAGGTCACGGTGCAGCAGGACGAGCTGTACGCGGGGACGAACATCCACAACCTCTACGCCGTCCGCGACGGCCTTTGA